A genomic region of Arachis hypogaea cultivar Tifrunner chromosome 5, arahy.Tifrunner.gnm2.J5K5, whole genome shotgun sequence contains the following coding sequences:
- the LOC112802713 gene encoding proline-rich receptor-like protein kinase PERK9 — MSAASPSPAASGDTQPPQQPPPSPPASPAPDTSASPPPLSPTPPLPSTSTTPSQSPPPTTTTPSSPPPTAPPPVQPSPTPSEPPPPASPPLSSGNPPPRAPPPTPPQSDPPQSPPPSPPPPSLAPPRSSPPPSNPPPTPPSNPPKSTSPPRQSPPPENSPPPAPSPPTTAAPPPRGSPPPPRSAPPRGSPPPPRSAPPPKTSPPPQPSVPPPANSSPPSPASVPPPRSSPPPASTPPPQNSSPPSTSTSPPRSAPPPPPPTTPSTQPAPSNFPPRSSSSPPPPNQLAPPPASILTPPGNGSQTENSGPTAGGGNGIGTAAIVAISVVAGILLFGIIGVAIWCTIKRKKKKVLSNGGYVMPTTPASSPDSDSSFYKTHSSAPLVQSGSGSDVLYTPSDPGGLGHSRSWFSYEELIKATNGFSTENLLGEGGFGSVYKGYLPDGREIAVKQLKIGGGQGEKEFKAEVEIISRIHHRHLVSLVGYCIQDTRRLLVYDYVPNNTLYFHLHGDGRLVLEWANRVKIAAGAARGIAYLHEDCNPRVIHRDIKSSNILLDYNFEAKVSDFGLAKLALDANTHITTRVMGTFGYVAPEYASSGKLTEKSDVYSFGVVLLELITGRKPVDTSQPLGDESLVEWARPLLSHVLDSGELGILTDPRLEKNYVESEIFCMIEVAASCVRHSAAKRPRMGQVVRAFDSLGASDLTNGLRVGESEAFNSAQLSEEIRLFRRMAFGDQNYSTDFFSKGSSNT, encoded by the exons ATGTCAGCCGCGTCGCCTTCACCGGCAGCTTCTGGCGACACTCAACCgccacaacaaccaccaccatcaccacctgCTTCGCCTGCACCTGACACTTCAGCTTCGCCACCGCCGCTGTCGCCGACGCCACCACTACCTTCGACTTCAACCACGCCATCTCAGTCCCCGCCACCAACGACCACAACACCATCTTCTCCTCCTCCAACCGCGCCGCCGCCGGTGCAACCGTCACCTACGCCGTCCGAACCACCGCCTCCTGCTTCACCTCCTCTTTCGTCTGGAAACCCGCCTCCAAGAGCTCCTCCACCAACCCCGCCGCAATCAGACCCTCCCCAATCGCCACCACCATCTCCGCCACCGCCATCACTAGCCCCACCGAGAAGCTCTCCACCACCATCGAATCCCCCTCCCACGCCTCCATCAAACCCTCCTAAGAGCACATCTCCGCCGCGACAGTCACCGCCACCGGAGAATTCACCACCCCCTGCTCCTTCTCCTCCAACAACAGCCGCGCCGCCACCACGAGGCTCCCCTCCCCCGCCACGGTCTGCGCCACCACGAGGCTCCCCTCCCCCGCCACGGTCTGCGCCACCACCAAAAACTTCGCCTCCACCTCAACCATCCGTGCCGCCTCCGGCGAATTCCTCACCCCCAAGTCCCGCATCTGTGCCGCCGCCAAGATCATCGCCACCACCGGCATCAACCCCTCCTCCCCAAAATTCATCTCCTCCTTCGACTTCCACGTCTCCCCCAAGATCtgcacctcctcctcctcctcccacAACACCTAGCACTCAACCGGCTCCTTCAAATTTTCCACCTAGGTCATCATCATCCCCACCACCGCCAAATCAGTTGGCGCCGCCTCCGGCATCCATTCTTACTCCACCTGGAAACGGAtcacagacagagaattcaggtCCTACAGCTGGAGGTGGTAATGGAATTGGTACCGCTGCAATAGTGGCTATCAGTGTAGTGGCGGGAATTCTGCTGTTTGGGATCATTGGAGTTGCAATTTGGTGCACgataaagaggaaaaagaaaaaggtgCTGAGCAATGGTGGTTACGTCATGCCAACAACTCCTGCCTCATCTCCTGATTCAG ATTCCTCATTCTATAAGACGCATTCTTCAGCTCCTCTTGTACAAAGCGGCTCTGGCAGTGATGTTTTGTATACACCATCTGATCCTGGTGGACTAGGCCACTCAAGGTCGTGGTTTTCGTATGAAGAATTAATCAAGGCCACAAATGGTTTCTCAACTGAAAATCTCTTAGGCGAAGGTGGATTTGGTTCCGTGTATAAAGGATACCTGCCGGATGGGAGAGAGATAGCGGTCAAACAGCTGAAAATTGGTGGTGGTCAGGGAGAGAAAGAATTCAAAGCTGAAGTCGAGATTATTAGTCGCATACATCATCGTCATCTGGTTTCACTGGTTGGATATTGTATTCAAGATACCAGAAGACTGCTTGTCTATGACTATGTCCCCAATAATACCCTTTATTTTCATCTACATG GGGATGGTAGGCTGGTGTTAGAGTGGGCAAACCGTGTTAAAATTGCAGCTGGTGCAGCTCGAGGGATAGCTTATCTCCATGAAGACT GTAATCCTCGGGTTATTCACAGGGATATCAAGTCATCGAACATTCTTTTAGATTACAACTTCGAGGCTAAA GTTTCAGATTTTGGGCTAGCAAAATTAGCCCTAGATGCAAATACACATATAACCACACGAGTCATGGGAACTTTTGG GTACGTAGCCCCTGAATATGCATCCAGTGGCAAATTGACTGAGAAGTCTGATGTATATTCCTTTGGGGTTGTGCTCTTGGAGCTCATTACTGGGCGGAAGCCAGTAGATACATCTCAACCCTTGGGAGATGAGAGTTTAGTTGAATGG GCTCGACCATTATTGAGTCATGTACTTGATAGTGGGGAGTTGGGGATTTTGACGGATCCAAGGCTAGAAAAGAATTATGTTGAAAGTGAAATTTTCTGTATGATAGAAGTTGCTGCATCTTGCGTTCGACACTCAGCTGCAAAGAGGCCTCGCATGGGACAG GTTGTTAGAGCTTTTGATAGCTTAGGAGCTTCTGACCTAACGAATGGATTGCGAGTTGGAGAAAGCGAGGCTTTTAACTCTGCGCAGCTATCGGAAGAGATAAGATTGTTTAGGAGAATGGCATTTGGTGATCAAAATTATAGCACCGATTTCTTTAGCAAGGGTAGTTCAAATACGTGA